Genomic segment of Citrus sinensis cultivar Valencia sweet orange chromosome 7, DVS_A1.0, whole genome shotgun sequence:
CATTACCGATTGCCAGCAAGGATCTTCATCGTGTATATAAAACTGCCGGAAGTTTGTGTATAAAGTATAAACGGTAATTCTCTCTGCAAAGCATTACGTCAAGCAGCGAACTGTTGGCTTGCACAAGTCTTCACTAGTATCAGTTTCTCTAGAATTCTATCTTcatttgttgaaaaaaaaaagttgactttgTTATTTCATCTTTGTAATGTTTAGGGTAATATTGATAGAAATTGCAAACATGGATATTATTTGTATGAATAAAAAACGGTAATATTATCTTGTTAGCAACAGAATAAGAGGAGCTTATTAGATTAAAtgacttaaaattaaattatttatccatttagatgttttgatttgtttgtttttagcGCAAACACAACTGTTTACCATGATTGGCATAAATCTTTAAGTTGTACTTGTAGGTGATCAATTCCCTTACACCATCGTGTTTGCGGGGAAGGAGGTCATCCTTTAAATTGTTTGTGGTTAACTAATCATTTTAGCAGATTtgctattaaaatttgaaaaagtaCTTTAcaatgttatattatattcaactaaattttatgataaatagcaccataatgttaaaataaatatataaaaaacaaaattttttaatgttgtataaaataattttaatattattaatgtatgatcaaatatattttagtaatttaaaatcatttacattttaaaaattattttatatattaaaataggGTCCCTTTATGATGCTGTAATTTTATTCACAGTATTAATAACATGAGAAATATGTACCGTTGGATCTGTTCAATGGTATGCATTGTctctattaataaaaaaatttaattatttttaaaataatatagcCAATTAACAAACCCATTAAAAggatgattttaaatttaaaaataaaaataaatacagcGAAATATAATATCTcaagttcttttatttaaaattaaattcttgacaaattttttatttgaaattgaattattgaCACATTAAGGAAGTAATCTTCTTTGTATAATgcttatcttttaattaatttatttattatcactttattgaattatattaaataaatgggtTAGATTAAAGTACTTAAATCCAAGAGTTCACAACAATCCCACCATCAatatactataaaaatatatacagaATCATGGAGAAAtccattaaaatatattctaatattattattttactagacaagttaaataatttaaattatattagtcTTTATTCAGAAAATTTAAagtcaatatttttaattactatgtACAGAGAATAGTATAGTTAAAAGGGATTTTTGATGTCCCTTATTAAAAACTTAGGATCTACATGATCATTTCTCTAGGGTGTATGtgttctttttccttattattattattattattattgcatgGTActatgttttattaattgaatcgAAATTAATGTGCAAGTGTGGCCTTGCGCacagtattttttatttaaaaaaatcttaatcattaattatatttttaccgATAAATTGGATGACAGGTAAATTGTGTTTGATTGGTGTACAATAGCTGCATGGTCACGGTAACGTTCGTATAGAATGGCTGTTTTCTCCCAGTATATAATATATCACCAGTATTCTTATTAATGTGTAAATTTCATATGTAATGaaattttccttaatttaagttgttttacaacattttatataataaaatcaacatgtccaaaacattaaaaatgcTGTGACAAATCATAAGTTTGCAGAAGAAATAACAAAGAATCATAAGTTTGCAGAAGAAATAACAAAGAATCATAAGTTTGCAGaagaaataacaaagaaataagctaaaagaaaggaaaaaattttaaggataATTATTGCTAAGTAGATTTAAAAACATAGAAAAGCCGACAAATGAAAGAGTGGAATGATCTTTGCAAAAGCCTGGATAAATATGCAGTAATAGCATCATTTAAGATAGCATAGAGGCCTTATTAATTATGAAGTTAATTAAGAACACCTAAAGACTTACATCCTTCTTTCCATTGGATTTTCTCCCTTCCTTCTTAGATCAAGTTTAATAAAAGTTGAGAAAGGGAAAAACCTAGATAGACTGCTTACCGACATTCCAAGGACTCAAATAAAAcatgatatattatttgtaaCCTCCCAAGTCCTAAGGAGCAGTCTCGGTCTTCAAATCAGATGTACTGGCTTCAGCCTCTTCGGTTTCCCACTTGGCCTTTGCGACGACTCCATCGTGCGAAGGCACGTAGTCCTCAAGTTTTTGGACAAGTTCTTTAGCATTGGAAGCAGAGACAATTATGCTTCGCTGAGAAGGGTAAATGAAGCCCTCATCAATAGATTTGTCGATGAAGTTGAGAATAGGGTCGTAATATCCTTCCACATTCATCAAACCCACAGGCTTGTTGTGGATTCCCAGCTGGGACCATGTGGTCACTTCAAATAACTCTTCTAGAGTTCCAAATCCGCCTGATtgttataagaaaaatacacagtcattaaattgtattaagaaataattgtcagaaaataataaaattaatatgttcATGTTAGAATAGggggagaaagagagagaccTGGCAAGGCAATAAAACAGTCAGCATTCCGAGCCATCTCAGCTTTCCTTTGGTGCATGTGGTCAACTGGTTTGACCTCTCCAAGTGTTACTCCAGTCAGCTGCTTAGCAAATACCAGCCTCATGCATATATTAAAGTGAAAACGAAACTCGTGCTAATTTGATTCTAAAGGGAAGGAGCTAGGTAGATGTACTCATTGCATACCTCTTTTTTCATAAGGGCTTTGGGAATGATtctgtgaataaaaaattgacaatacgaaaagaaaatgaaaacaaatttattgtcAAAACGGTAAAATCAAACAGCTTGATTAATTTGTAAAGACTGTAAGTAGCCAGTTACCCTAAAACATGTCTGCCACCACGATGAACCGCTTCGGAAATCAAACCCATCAAGCCAACACTTCCTCCTCCATAAACAAGATCCAATCCCTTGGAAACCTTCGTAAAAGAATTTAACATTTAGATGAGAGAAAActcaaaacttgaaaaacaagtTCATTCAAGCTATAGAGAATTTcttgaaagaataaaatattattaagagtagataaaaaaataaaaggggcACCAGTTCATTGCCGAGGTCAACGGCAGCCTTACGGTAGCAATATTTGTAGTCAGGACTGCTCCCGCAGAAAACACAGACTCTTTTGAATCTTGATTTGGCCTCTTTCTTCTCCTCCATCAATCTCTCTCTATCTCACTCAGTCTGTTATTCTTCTCTTTGTCGAAGATCAAGGATAAATAAACCAAAGCGAAAGGCAGTATTTATAAGGAAAGGAAACAACAGAAAGTATTTCACCAACCCCAAATGTTTTCTCAAAAATCTCCCCTCCAGAGTTGTTGTAAAAGGGAAAGGATACTcgaccatttttttttttcactacaAGGGAAAGTAACTGCATTATTACCTTAGAATTATTGCTCTTTAAGTGACTTATGTATttggtatttgaaaaattgttaGAAAACTCCATGTATACAAAAATTCTAgtaaaatagaatttaaaaacGTAACGGTGATCTTGATTGCATAAGAATTATTTAAGTGATTGCAttagaattatattataaaatttgaaaaataaaaaattatccgTAGACACCAACAGTGGTGAAGTTAGAAGTCACACAACAATGGTGAATTCACTATTGATAAGGAATAACCACACGAGCTCAGAATTGATTTTAGACTAATAATGTAAATTTGAGACTAACTCTCAATTTTTTATCTAGTTTTTGAATATGAAATAAGCTCATAGACTTCTATAACTAtgatataattgaaataaagattTACCATATAGACAGTTTACTTTCTTCACGGTAGGATTAGGCATTGATCTTAGACCCAAACTGGATTTTtgttggatcataaacttgatccaTACAACTTTAAAGCCTAAATAGTCTTTAATCTAGCCCATGGAAGCTTCTTTAAGTAGTTCAAGTTTGTGGTGCTAACTGTGGTAATGTGGTAAGTACCTAAAAGCATACCTCGCCTTCAGCAAGCACTgcaatttaccaaatattgtCTCTGAATCAATGAGTTCAGAGCGCTGCTTCCTCATCCTTCTCTAGTCCTTACCTGAGACTCCAATGAACCTGAAGAGGAATGCTAATGAATTCATTAATGTTTGGTTGCATGAGCCCCTGCCCCCGCTAAAATGCTCCAGGAAGGTGGCCCAACCTTTCCTACATCTGCCTGTTTAGTTTTGATGTGTggttattatttgtttattagttAGGTTAATTTATCATTGTGATTaagttgtaataaatataaatacctCCTCTCTTAGTtggttaaaataataagaagtagtaaaattttttagttctAAAAGAGTtgtaattaaagaattatattgattttataaaaaaaaaaaaagagtgttaTGAGTGTTTGATCATTCAAActcttcaacatttttttttctactcgTTAAATCGGCAGATATGGCACATTGGAGGGACAAGACAAGACAATTCCTTAACTAGCGGGCCTACGTAATGTCATGGTTAAAAATGAAACCGGGCGAATCTTTTCAAAGAGAATTTTTTACCATTAATAAACCAACGAAAACAAATTGAGTTCAGTTCTCTTTTATGCTAAAACcttaaataatatgaatttaacaaattgggtaaattcaaattattttaacataataaaattctaaagacaatattttataaaaacttaaaataaagaacaaataaacaaaaacttaaaaccGTCAAAGTTAAGGCCTGTCTTACATCAAATGCATTTTGGCCACCACCGTTTCTTAGAATGTTGGTGGCAGGCTCTAAATTCTAATGGCACAAAATTAAACGGCAAACTTACGTGATCATCGCTTCTTAAGATGTGGATGTGCCTCCGTGGTACCCTTTTATTTTCTGTGATTacccttttaccttttttCTAGATtgtgatattttaaatttgacaatCCTTCTGTTGTACATGTCGGTCATTGTcttgtttataaaatttattatttaataaaggaATGAGACATGatattaatacttaatttaaaattaaaaatattaaaatccctaagattttaatattgaaactCGGGTGTGGAAAATTAGGAGTGCAAGTACAGAAACAGGAACGTCTCACGTACGTTTCGAAGTGAACctttaaacattaaaaaggTTGATATAGTGTAATCATTCGAAGTGACGGATTTTATGGAGTATATGacggggaaaaaaaaaacatcggGTCAGGAGCCATGTGGGGGAGGAGCTTACGTTTCGAACGCCTATTAAAAGTCGGGTACAATTTCCTGACATTAATTGAACCACTACCCCCACTTTGCAAGAAAAGCCAAGTCAGATGCGACGGCATTCCAATTTCTCCATTGTGGTCTTATTAATACTGTAATTTGTCTGTTTTTACCAGCTTTGTGAGTGGAACTGCGCCAATACTCCAAAACTCTTGTCGCTGTTGTTCTTCACACCAATCACCAATGCTTGTGATCATTATTAACTCATTGTCCTCCAGCTTCTGCCTTTACCCTCCCATTAGTCCATCACCCTCGTATATGTACCTGAGCCTCTCGCACATTtcttgtgttttctttttaagcaGTCTTTCTGGTGTTTAATTATAAACATATGTTTTAGGATTCTAAAACATGTGTTATTAATCAGCAAACTAATCAAACACTTGCGGGGAtctttaagataaaattaaggTCGACTCTTGATAGTATAGCTAGCTATTAGCCTCATCATGATTCATGAAAGGGGTTGATAGTAGGTGTTGAACTGGGTCATTGAAAGCATTGTCTGAAATGCCACGATCGGGTCGAAAGTGGCGCAGGGGCTCCACTGTTCCAAAGGACAACAAAATCTCAAGTGCAAATTTGACGAAATGACAAACCGGATAAGACTTGAAAGAGCACGAAAGAGACAGAGATGGGCAGATACAAACAGCTCAAGCGCATGCAGCGCACGCGGGTCAATACAGGAATTATTGATGAATGTCAGCTACAGGCTACAGCTGGGGACCTAAGGGTGAGGGACGGGTCATTGGCTATTTGGCTTAAAGCCATTCTTTCGGGTAAAAAGAAACCAGCAATTGTTCTTATTTGCTTTTAAGAAAGCCTTTCAAATTCATTATGTGCACCTTTGCCGCTCACTACTTCAAAATGTAGGTTTTTCAGTCTCCTTTAACCTTACTTTACAACAGTTTGAAGgttttttattccaaaataGCAACAGATATCACGCTTCTTTCTTATCCTTGTTCTTACCCTTTAacaaagataatttaatttcaagaaaattGTCTCTACAAATGATAGAAAATACCTTATGGTACAAACTTGCTACCTGCAGCACGTAATTAAGCATTTAAAAAAGCATTGTGAATAATTGAATCTGCAATGGCATATAACTCTTCTATGTAATTAACAGTGACGGTGAATGTTAGTTCTCTGCAAGTTCATCGCAATTATTCCACGAATTCCTGAATCAATACGTTGAAATGACGCTATATACACAATTTGAGTTGCCAAgttcttcattttgttaagAATTTGACATCATTTTAGCTTCCTATTAACCATCTCTTTCCTACCAAACGAGGAAACTTGATTTTCATTGTATCCTTCTTTTCATTCATCTGTTTACTTCTTTGATGATCCTCTTTTCACTTTTACCAAAGCCAGTGTTATTATCATCTGTTTGTGAACTTACTGactttatccttttttttttgtgcgaaaatattttgaaaatgaactcttcttaaataataatgtacCCTtagtcaaaaaaattaataaaggatAATGCAATGGACAAAaagggtgcgtttggaatGCATAATAAGATAAAACGTACTATAAGGAATTTAAGAATagtgtatattttaaaaagaaaaataaagaataatgatATGGATAAGAAGGGTGCATTTGGTATGCATAATAAGATATGATAAAATGAGTTGTGACAggatatgatataattatattatatttaataattttttattattataaccaaaaaaatttatatattactagtttaaatttaactataaattatataaaattattttaataaccaTATGATAGTGAATATAATGATACAAAGGATGCAGAGCACGATAACAATCTGAAGACAATAGTATTTGATCAGTTTTCATCCAAGTTATGAACTCTGGATTTACAAATTTAGATTC
This window contains:
- the LOC102627022 gene encoding cytokinin riboside 5'-monophosphate phosphoribohydrolase LOG1-like; the encoded protein is MEEKKEAKSRFKRVCVFCGSSPDYKYCYRKAAVDLGNELVSKGLDLVYGGGSVGLMGLISEAVHRGGRHVLGIIPKALMKKELTGVTLGEVKPVDHMHQRKAEMARNADCFIALPGGFGTLEELFEVTTWSQLGIHNKPVGLMNVEGYYDPILNFIDKSIDEGFIYPSQRSIIVSASNAKELVQKLEDYVPSHDGVVAKAKWETEEAEASTSDLKTETAP